In one window of Carassius auratus strain Wakin chromosome 28, ASM336829v1, whole genome shotgun sequence DNA:
- the LOC113046574 gene encoding uncharacterized protein LOC113046574 isoform X1, whose protein sequence is MVCTLVKTTDKRGGTSRSIDPHIPTFPTSVRLYNVHNHNIFVAEALRHKDVGVKAIETLTQLFEVGHSPTSALAVLKSDLLAEHGNKYVYVSANRAICPDLQFCYRLYQKLKKQEFGEQSGEAMLAALERQVESYNAACNDTCVKLKISSAGTPLVAICSPLMKQTHTLSNSGEMCFMDSSGNMDRENCRVFLLLTHTCAGGLPLGIVITQSEDEKTIVEGLELLKSLLKNDAFGGRGEAGPHVFLTDDSKAEKGAIAQVFPEAAQLLCIFHLLQAVWRWL, encoded by the exons ATGGTTTGCACTCTGGTGAAGACTACAGACAAAAGGGGAGGAACTAGTAG gagcaTTGATCCCCATATACCTACTTTCCCAACTTCGGTGCGTTTGTACAATGTACACAATCATAACATCTTTGTTGCAGAGGCACTGAGGCACAAGGATGTAGGGGTCAAGGCAATTGAAACCCTGACACAGTTGTTTGAGGTTGGGCACAGTCCAACCTCAGCTCTGGCTGTACTTAAAAGTGACCTGTTGGCTGAGCATGGCAACAAATATGTATATGTCTCAGCCAACCGTGCCATTTGCCCAGACCTTCAGTTTTGCTACAG aCTGTATCAGAAGTTGAAAAAGCAGGAGTTTGGAGAGCAAAGTGGGGAAGCAATGCTAGCGGCTTTGGAAAGACAGGTAGAATCGTACAATGCAGCCTGTAATGACACCTGCGTCAAGCTTAAAATATCTTCAGCAGGAACACCACTTGTAGCCATTTGTTCCCCATtgatgaaacaaacacacactctctcaaatagTGGAGAAATGTGTTTTATGGATTCATCTGGTAACATGGACCGGGAGAACTGCAGGGTGtttctcctcctcacacacacctgTGCAGGTGGTCTTCCTCTTGGGATAGTGATAACACAGTCAGAAGATGAGAAGACAATTGTTGAGGGATTAGAGCTGCTGAAGTCCTTACTGAAAAATGATGCCTTTGGAGGGCGAGGTGAGGCAGGCCCTCATGTGTTTTTGACAGATGACTCAAAAGCTGAGAAGGGAGCTATAGCACAGGTCTTTCCTGAAGCCGCACAACTGCTCTGCATATTTCATCTTCTCCAAGCTGTGTGGAGGTGGTTGTGA
- the LOC113046574 gene encoding uncharacterized protein LOC113046574 isoform X2 codes for MELELCTCPVGHSGAPCKHQAAVVQNYIITSINFLPTTAEMRAELLKITKASVSLDFLNPLRQNMPTRSTLAPDMPPKQETCTSDHQYHLSAEDDESHQLDLSSTSSTQLQQISPMQEDPYSNHPCVQGNSEGASLPQSPVKRMLRLLSEMAENPDYSNAMSKMAKQLEKMQHNQTQLISAFYCFGKGMSVSKRAAALRRAARRPGPIIGCQPTAVARRTAKTGSRQRLTAGRPRKCSSGSEHDYSRYTGKRAVRVRHKLSESVAMNYSDQA; via the exons ATGGAGCTGGAGCTCTGCACTTGTCCAGTTGGCCATAGTGGGGCACCATGCAAACACCAGGCAGCAGTAGTGCAAAATTACATAATCACCTCCATCAACTTTCTCCCCACAACAGCTGAAATGAGGGCTGAGCTGCTGAAAATAACAAAAG CCTCAGTTTCTCTTGACTTTCTAAACCCTTTACGGCAAAATATGCCAACGCGGAGCACATTAGCTCCAG acATGCCTCCGAAACAAGAAACCTGCACTTCTGATCATCAGTATCATCTCAGTGCTGAAGATGATG AGTCACATCAGCTGGACCTGTCTTCGACCAGCTCTACACAACTGCAACAAATATCACCTATGCAAGAGGACCCATACTCCAACCATCCCTGTGTTCAGGGTAACTCAGAGGGAG CATCTTTACCTCAGTCTCCTGTGAAACGGATGCTGAGACTGCTCAGTGAAATGGCTGAAAACCCAGACTACAGTAATGCCATGTCTAAAATGGCCAAGCAGCTTGAAAAGATGCAGCACAACCAGACCCAACTGATCTCAGCATTTTACTGCTTTGGTAAAGGGATGTCTGTATCAAAACGTGCAGCAGCGTTAAGACGAGCTGCTAGACGACCAGGTCCTATTATTGGCTGTCAGCCAACAGCAGTGGCCAGAAGAACAGCTAAGACTGGTTCTAGGCAGCGTTTGACAGCTGGACGCCCCAGAAAATGCAGTTCTGGTTCAGAGCATGACTACAGCAGATATACAGGGAAAAGGGCTGTCAGGGTTCGCCACAAATTGTCAgaatctgtggcaatgaattaCTCAGATCAAGcataa